The following DNA comes from Thermodesulfobacteriota bacterium.
TCTCAGAAACCGGTACAAAATGTTTTGCATGGGCTCTGATTCCCAACCAGTTTCACCTTTTACTGCGCACCCGTGCTTGTCCACTTTCCACTGTTATACGCAGGCTGCTCTCTGGCCAGGCAATGAACTTTAACCGTCGAAATCGTCGATGAGGCCATTTTTTTCAGAACCGTCCCGGAAGTCCGTTTTATCTTTTTCGGTGTATCTCATCATGACAAACGGTACATACGGTAATGAGATTGCTTTCCGTGTTCTCACCGCCTTGCGCATGGGGTTTTCTATGATGTAATTCTAAATGGCGAGGGTCGGATCGATTCCACTCTTCATGGGACCATTTGCAAACAGTGCATTTATAATCGTCCCTCCGAAGAACATTTCTTTTAACAGGATCTGGAATGTGACGATCATGTTCAGGGCTTTGGCGATCCGCCTCAAGGAGATAGACTCCTACTTCAAGATCAGGACGTCCTGTGTTTTGGGTAACAATCGGCCAACCATATTCAGTTCGTAATTCTCTGACTCGTCTTGCCCATTCCGATCGATCTTTTGCCAGATACTTCAACTCCTCCCCTGTAACTTTCTGGCCTACATTGCATCTCAAATATTTTAAAATCTTGTCTCGAACGGCAATGTTTTCCCTTCTTATTTCGTTTGCTAAATGCCAACGATGAGCCGCACCCCTGTCCTGCTCGGTAGAAAGCAAAATATAATCAGAAGGCCCCATGGATGTTATATCAACATTGGGAAGCGGAAATTCATTCTCCTCCGCCATTTGCTTTGCTGTCAGTCCACTTGCGATTGACCAACCAAATTGGACTTTAAGTTCACGAACTCTTCTTGCATATTCTTGGATACCTGAAACGACGAGCAAT
Coding sequences within:
- a CDS encoding HNH endonuclease signature motif containing protein, yielding MKSEEIRKQLQELLTNFEQELKSDSLRKKVLSLVPCFHHLRDLGKSLIPSTTARSARDRILHYFKKYQRDIISGDELLVVSGIQEYARRVRELKVQFGWSIASGLTAKQMAEENEFPLPNVDITSMGPSDYILLSTEQDRGAAHRWHLANEIRRENIAVRDKILKYLRCNVGQKVTGEELKYLAKDRSEWARRVRELRTEYGWPIVTQNTGRPDLEVGVYLLEADRQSPEHDRHIPDPVKRNVLRRDDYKCTVCKWSHEEWNRSDPRHLELHHRKPHAQGGENTESNLITVCTVCHDEIHRKR